One part of the Podarcis muralis chromosome 3, rPodMur119.hap1.1, whole genome shotgun sequence genome encodes these proteins:
- the B3GAT2 gene encoding galactosylgalactosylxylosylprotein 3-beta-glucuronosyltransferase 2 produces the protein MKSLLLSRFLVLLPWMLLVIVMLDTGGSHRAPRPPPASSRQPLSQPQHPGAPRRREAELPVIYTITPTYSRPVQKAELTRLANTFRQVARLHWVLVEDSAVGTELVSRFVAGLLRSGGPPCTHLHALTPRRFKRPGQPRATEQRNAGLAWVRQRHQRLPAPQPGVVFFADDDNTYSLELFQEMRTTHKVSVWPVGLAGGRRYERPVVEKGKVVGWYTGWRAGRPFPIDMAGFAVSLQVILSNPKAIFRRHGSQPGMQESDFLRQITTVEELEPKANNCTKVLVWHTRTEKVNLSNEPKYHLDSVKIEV, from the exons ATGAAGTCGCTGCTGCTGAGCCGCTTCTTGGTGCTGCTGCCCTGGATGCTGCTGGTGATCGTCATGCTGGACACGGGCGGCAGCCAccgggcgccccgcccgccgcccgCCTCCTCGCGGCAGCCCCTGTCCCAGCCGCAGCATCCGGGGGCGCCGCGGCGCCGGGAGGCCGAGCTGCCCGTCATCTACACCATCACGCCGACCTACAGCCGCCCGGTGCAGAAAGCCGAGCTGACGCGCCTGGCCAACACGTTCCGCCAGGTGGCGCGCCTGCACTGGGTCCTGGTGGAAGACTCCGCCGTGGGCACCGAGCTGGTCAGCCGCTTCGTGGCGGGGCTCCTGCGCAGCGGGGGCCCGCCCTGCACCCACCTGCACGCCCTCACGCCCAGGAGGTTCAAGCGGCCCGGGCAACCCCGAGCCACCGAGCAGCGCAACGCCGGCCTGGCTTGGGTCCGCCAGAGGCACCAGCGCCTGCCTGCCCCGCAGCCGGGCGTCGTGTTCTTCGCCGACGACGACAACACCTACAGTCTGGAGCTCTTCCAGGAG ATGCGCACAACCCACAAAGTGTCTGTGTGGCCTGTGGGTCTGGCGGGCGGACGACGCTATGAGCGCCCAGTTGTGGAAAAGGGCAAGGTTGTTGGGTGGTACACTGGCTGGCGGGCAGGTAGACCTTTTCCCATTGATATGGCCG GGTTTGCTGTGAGCCTTCAGGTGATCTTATCCAACCCTAAAGCGATATTCAGACGCCATGGATCCCAaccaggaatgcaggaatctgattTTCTCAGACAGATCACCACAGTGGAAGAGCTGGAACCAAAAGCCAACAACTGCACAAAG GTTCTTGTATGGCACACGAGAACTGAAAAGGTAAATCTATCTAATGAGCCAAAGTATCACCTGGACAGTGTCAAAATTGAAGTATGA